Proteins co-encoded in one Chroococcidiopsis sp. TS-821 genomic window:
- the csaB gene encoding polysaccharide pyruvyl transferase CsaB, translating to MRVVLCGYYGKGNGGDEALLATLLQMLPDRVTPIVLSGNPQQTRDRYHVEARDRMNLFSVVQTLRKSDAFIWGGGSLIQDVTSAISPLYYGGLMTLAQQLGLKTIAWAQGIGPLKRDTTIKLARQTFGNCTAVSVRDQGSAALLSEWGIPCTLAPDPVWALESSPVQGLWDLPAPRVAVTLRSHPQLTATRLDRFTRALIDFQKATQTCILLVPFQQSQDLAIAEAIAAQLPGVRKVFCLEDPQALKGLFCGVEMAIGMRLHSLIMAAAEGCRCFALSYDPKVSKLMAEIDLPGWNLTEIPDDCHVIYNTLLEHYANGNSLTPEQRQSLVDRSLMHQELLHQVLSS from the coding sequence ATGCGAGTAGTTTTGTGTGGCTATTATGGTAAAGGCAACGGTGGCGATGAGGCTTTGCTTGCAACCTTGTTGCAAATGCTACCAGATCGGGTGACACCGATTGTGCTTTCGGGCAATCCACAACAGACGCGCGATCGCTATCATGTGGAAGCGCGCGATCGCATGAATTTGTTCAGTGTCGTGCAAACTTTGCGCAAATCGGATGCGTTTATTTGGGGTGGCGGAAGTTTGATACAAGATGTCACGAGTGCGATTAGCCCATTGTACTACGGTGGATTGATGACTCTAGCGCAACAACTCGGGTTAAAAACGATCGCTTGGGCGCAGGGTATTGGTCCACTAAAGCGCGATACTACGATTAAGCTAGCGCGGCAGACTTTTGGTAATTGTACCGCAGTGAGTGTCCGCGACCAGGGTAGTGCGGCTTTATTATCAGAATGGGGAATTCCATGTACTCTCGCGCCCGATCCAGTGTGGGCTTTAGAATCTTCGCCTGTACAAGGGTTATGGGATTTACCCGCGCCGAGAGTCGCGGTAACGTTGCGATCGCATCCCCAGTTAACTGCGACTCGCCTCGATCGTTTCACGCGGGCGCTGATTGATTTTCAAAAAGCAACGCAAACTTGTATTCTGCTTGTGCCATTTCAGCAAAGTCAAGATTTGGCGATCGCCGAAGCCATTGCTGCACAACTTCCTGGCGTTCGTAAAGTTTTTTGCCTTGAAGATCCCCAAGCTTTAAAAGGACTTTTTTGCGGTGTTGAAATGGCAATTGGTATGCGCCTCCACAGTTTAATTATGGCGGCTGCTGAGGGATGTCGTTGTTTTGCCTTGAGTTACGATCCTAAAGTAAGTAAATTGATGGCAGAAATTGATTTGCCAGGATGGAATTTAACTGAAATTCCAGACGATTGCCATGTAATTTATAATACATTGCTCGAACATTATGCAAATGGCAATTCTCTTACTCCGGAGCAACGGCAATCTTTAGTAGATCGCTCTTTAATGCATCAAGAATTGCTACATCAAGTTTTATCTTCCTAG
- a CDS encoding DUF2499 domain-containing protein: protein MHALSIPTWIIHVSSVIEWIAAIWLIWIYGEVTRNRSWWALSLAMLPALVSAMCACTWHFFDNAKSLEWLVTLQATMTVVGNFTLLIAAWLIWRSTTERKSPEVTSSVSQKAKL, encoded by the coding sequence ATGCACGCCCTCTCAATTCCAACTTGGATTATTCACGTCTCTAGTGTGATTGAATGGATTGCCGCGATTTGGTTAATCTGGATCTATGGTGAAGTGACTCGTAATCGTAGCTGGTGGGCATTATCGCTAGCGATGTTACCTGCACTTGTAAGTGCAATGTGTGCTTGTACGTGGCATTTTTTCGACAATGCAAAATCGTTAGAGTGGTTAGTGACACTTCAAGCGACAATGACTGTTGTGGGTAACTTCACGCTGTTAATTGCTGCATGGTTAATTTGGCGTTCTACAACCGAACGGAAAAGCCCTGAAGTGACTTCTAGTGTCAGCCAAAAGGCAAAACTATGA
- a CDS encoding DUF3593 domain-containing protein, whose amino-acid sequence MIQDVSFILHPSKETLFALSLFPYLGFLWFLTRTPQMPRLALIGFYCTLVFVGVTIPAGIYAQVHYGESLANVDWLHGSAEFFLTLSNILVVLGFRQAIKEREAKS is encoded by the coding sequence ATGATTCAAGATGTCTCGTTTATTCTGCATCCTTCCAAAGAAACCTTATTTGCTTTATCATTGTTTCCTTACTTGGGTTTTTTATGGTTTCTCACGCGTACTCCGCAAATGCCACGCTTAGCCTTAATTGGCTTTTACTGTACTCTGGTATTTGTTGGCGTAACAATTCCAGCAGGAATCTACGCTCAAGTTCACTATGGTGAATCATTAGCAAACGTTGATTGGTTACACGGAAGTGCAGAGTTTTTCTTAACACTTTCTAATATTTTGGTCGTGCTAGGCTTCCGACAAGCCATCAAAGAAAGAGAA